The genomic segment TGGCTACAGGTAAAGGTGTCTCAGAACTCGTAGTTGGGTTTGTGATATCATCTAAGTTACCTGTTACTTCTTCAGGTGCTGATGATGGCACATTGAGTATTTCAGTAGGTATAGCAGATCTTAGATTAATCAAGGGAATTTCTTTAGTTGTTGATACTGCATCAACAGCCTCTAATTTGGTAGTGGCTATATCTGCTGGTTTTTCTGGTATAACTGTTGTAGTCGATGTGTGAACATCAGGGATTTCTTTTAAGGTTGTTATTACTGCCTCAGGAGCTACAGAGGACTCTGTGCTTGTGATACTCATCACTTCATGTCCACCAGAAACATAGTAACCATCAGTTTTTGGATCTGGAATGATTTCATCTTCATGATTTCCCTGAACTGACAAATCATCGGGTATGGGTGGGAAAGCAGGGTTGTGATCAAAAATAGCCGGATCTTCTTCTTCAATGACTACTGGAGCTTTAGTAGTAGTCGCAACAGGAATTACTTCCTGTATAGTAGCAGGCGAGCCTACAGTTCCTGGGTTTGGTCCGTTTGATGGATAAATTTCGCTATTGATGGAATCTTGAGTAGAAAAACTTATTTTTGACGGTGGCGAATCATGTGTAGTTTTGCTTTCAGATATTTCACTGGACGAAGCTACTATTTCAGGAGGTGAAGATGCAACAAATATTGGTGGTGATGATGGAAGTATTTCGATTATGACAGGGCGTTCGGTAATTTCAACTGGACTCGTCGCGCTTTGTTCGGATGTAGCCTCACGTGGAATAAGTGGCGATTTTGACGATGAATATTCGGCAACCTCGATACTGGGAGATGGGAGAATCTCCTTTATCTTCACATCGGTGATAATTGGGATCTCCGAAACAGGGGTGATTTCCTTAATTGTGATTTCTTGCTTGATGTTTTCCTTTGGCGCAGGAGGTGCAGCGCTCGCAACCATATTTTCTACAGAAGAGATACTAGAAATGGTTGGCTGAGAACCAGGTGCAGCAGTCactcctgaaaaaaaaatatggtcAATTAGTTATAAACCTTTATGTGTCTGTTTAGTGCCTACTTTATTTTCACAAAAGGTTTCAATTTGGATTATTATCTGGCCTTATCGTTTTGGTTTGGTTGGCAAGGCAAGCCTTCCTAAAGCCTGGTTCGTGAGCATatggtcattggacaaaattctacgtgctcacggaccaggctttagtcaatATCAAATACTGAGTGAGCCGTACCTCTCAGCGGGCAGTTGTCGTACTCGGGGCAGCAGCGGCCGGGCACGAGGCGCGGCTGGCAGTCGTCGCGCAGGAAGCAGGCGATGCGCCGGCACACCACCTCGCCGCCCTGGCAGTAGCACACGCGGCAGGGGTCGGCGGGGTCGACCAACTTCTCGCCGTTGCCATACACACGACCTTCTTGCTCACATTCTGGAAacaacaatcataaagttagaGGAATGGACTCGTAACAATTTTGCACTGCGTATCATCAGTTCATATCGTAAATTCGGAAGTGCCTACTTAGCAAAGTACGAAAACTTTGCCTCTAACTGGAATGTAATGAATATTACGTGTATCGCAAGTAtacttaatattgaaaattaataaatatatttttatgtctTGCTTGCATAAATGTTATGAAAACTAATTAACTATAATCCAAAGATGAAAATTAATTAACCTCAACCTTCGACTTTATAATACTCAAGTGAAAATATTCATAGAATGCTTTCTAACTACATTTGTATGGGTAGGTAATGGTGGTTTTATTGGAGACACTATAAAAAGGGTTTAGGTATGAGAGATTTGAGAAGTCgacaaagaaataaagaaataatgtcaTGTGAGGGGACGTGGACCCACTGTTGGGCTTAGCAATGTGATCGTGGTCCGACTGCTTATTCTACCTTTTTTACTCGTGGGTAATAGAGGTAGAGTCCTAATCATAAAATTCATCGCACTGTGCTTTAAAAGCACGGTTCGGCACGTTGCAGGCAACAAGTTACGTTACGTGGccaaagtcaaagcttttattctgtacttaggccctttccaggggcGCTTATACACATCCCAAATAGCTTGCCCTGCCACCACTTCGAGACATCATATaagctggtgctgagaagaagtggcggaagaaactttgtcacctttgtcagccttttAAAAGATAAGGGACCAGCGTTGcgatatattgttttaaaatttcatggTCACTATCATAATTCCTATTactactgacgggattgctaccatgtaccttaattttgagtttccgatatttcggcactgttgcaagcgccatggttgGGATAACTTAAGAAACAAGTGAACTTCGCCCTTTAAGTAGATGTTTTCCTCTGTGACAACTTACCGCACTGGTAGGTAGGGCAGCACTGGTCGGGGCGGTGCAGCGCCTTGCAGCCGGGCCGCGGCTCACAGCGCTGGCGGCTGCAGCGCACGTCGCCCGCGGCGCACGCGCAGCGCTCGCACGGCCCGGACCCGGGGAATTCGTCCCCGGGCATGTACACCACATCACCCACTGCGCAGCTGCCTGGAATTAATTGAATAGTAAAATCATTACATGAGTTTTACAGATTTGTTTGATAAAAGATCTACATTGAGAAATGGTCTAACGATTTAGGATAACGAATAACGGAAAACTTTACGCACCTTCTTTTAATCCTAAATCAGAACTCGTTACATTTGGCAAGGGACCCAGGGGacctgaaacaaagaaaaacacGTTTAAAATTTCGTGAAAATTCGCAAGATCTTATTCTGAAATCcagttatttttctattacataCAAATTATGCAGCTAGAATTAAATTACGGGTGCTGTGAAGACTCTGGTATTCGAATAATTCGATTTATCTAACGAAGACTATAAAAAAACAATCCACTTAGTAAAATAAACCATAATTCAACTTCGTTTCTTCTTGAAAGCTGTCGATTtggcaaataatttatttaaataatgactCAGAAACCTCTTTGCAGCGATTGTGTGTTGATTGAGGCGCGTTTGCAGGCAAATTGTCGGCCGAACGAGGCCAATGAATAAATTTAATTTGGGTGCTGGAGTAATGGCTGAGGGAATTCCGGGAGCGCCAGGATAACGGACGACGGAAGGGAGATTGAAGGGACAAGATACATTGCCTAAATAAACCCCGGTTTCTAAAAGCACCGATTTTAATCAGTGCGCGGTACTTATTTATGTGATGGGTGAATGgggactttatttatttttgagacCTACTTACTCGGTCTCGACAACTCTACGTCGACTCgtgatttatttttacttactgAAATTAAGTATGGATTTCAAGAATGTTTTTGGGGTTAGTATGTTAATTTCCAGTCAGAATTGTATTAGTTAAAAGAGCTGGGTGTTTAACTTTAACTCATTGTAACCTTCTATTTGCGACAAAGGACGTCTTAACGTCAATTTAATTAATTGCTGTGGGGTAGGTTTCAGCCTGCATATAATTGTCTGTAACAGTGATAAGAGGGAAGTCTACCACCCCTAACAAAGTGCCTACACGTGTAGACATCGACGCCCCCTCCTCTCCACTCGACTGAGAAAAACTCAAACAAATGTGACTAATTGCCTCTGGGAACGCGCAGACGACTTTCTGGCGTTTACACGATACCACTAACCAAACCTTCCATATATTTATTGGTGACTGTGACTCTTATCCAATACATTAGCAAAGTGAGAGTTTACCTATATTAAGTATatccattatacagggtgttaggtaaatgggtatatgagccgacactaggc from the Ostrinia nubilalis chromosome 5, ilOstNubi1.1, whole genome shotgun sequence genome contains:
- the LOC135071589 gene encoding titin homolog; amino-acid sequence: MKRSKGDMTSPTSLLLLAAAFHFLTLSSAGPLGPLPNVTSSDLGLKEGSCAVGDVVYMPGDEFPGSGPCERCACAAGDVRCSRQRCEPRPGCKALHRPDQCCPTYQCECEQEGRVYGNGEKLVDPADPCRVCYCQGGEVVCRRIACFLRDDCQPRLVPGRCCPEYDNCPLRGVTAAPGSQPTISSISSVENMVASAAPPAPKENIKQEITIKEITPVSEIPIITDVKIKEILPSPSIEVAEYSSSKSPLIPREATSEQSATSPVEITERPVIIEILPSSPPIFVASSPPEIVASSSEISESKTTHDSPPSKISFSTQDSINSEIYPSNGPNPGTVGSPATIQEVIPVATTTKAPVVIEEEDPAIFDHNPAFPPIPDDLSVQGNHEDEIIPDPKTDGYYVSGGHEVMSITSTESSVAPEAVITTLKEIPDVHTSTTTVIPEKPADIATTKLEAVDAVSTTKEIPLINLRSAIPTEILNVPSSAPEEVTGNLDDITNPTTSSETPLPVATTESAEKEELTTPEKIPTLPEILSTNPTIMGLRKLDTLTTPNIETSSVKIDEETISTTGNSDAPTEITSQTEFSSLPIETSDQNPHEESAKEKSITSSAGPTVFEITPTKLLPVEPEVITVSRNIPSENQSLENVETTEFILTSFGSAESATDTVELIKISPDAGKSAAIIESEDGKNTNVLTDLINLVGDVASISDHTDAPRHVTAAPSISDSEELIPVNAGYKSKNSNWNLNSITEVVPKSKNASPVNKQKIIEIEDDEDGITDSPPPNDKVEPTTRRPIIDNVSADMPENKTDKKDIELITPYVPAEKRPTKVVMKKNNEKPLSDDAPASAEIATESTVTSNEITTPEDRDETSSEASERIEDLANSTSSSTAQ